The following are encoded in a window of Thiohalobacter sp. IOR34 genomic DNA:
- a CDS encoding peroxiredoxin has product MADKLIIVMANTDPADAVGVATVLFQAGIAAAMEYEVELILTGRAARLACRGVAAALEVPGSDGSNAYDYLCDALQAGAVLKVCTTALEQCGDSLLEEVSETVGAAYLISEAMNEDTVTFTY; this is encoded by the coding sequence ATGGCAGACAAGCTGATCATCGTGATGGCCAATACCGATCCGGCCGATGCCGTGGGCGTCGCCACCGTGCTGTTCCAGGCGGGGATCGCCGCGGCCATGGAATACGAGGTCGAGCTGATTCTCACCGGCCGCGCCGCGCGTCTCGCCTGTCGGGGCGTGGCAGCCGCTCTGGAGGTGCCGGGTAGCGATGGCAGCAACGCCTATGACTACCTGTGCGATGCGCTGCAGGCCGGGGCCGTGCTCAAGGTCTGTACCACGGCGCTGGAGCAGTGCGGTGACTCGCTGCTGGAAGAGGTCAGCGAGACCGTCGGCGCCGCCTATCTGATCAGCGAAGCCATGAACGAAGATACCGTCACTTTCACCTACTGA
- a CDS encoding hypoxanthine-guanine phosphoribosyltransferase, with translation MSITAAEAQKVYLESDQLYSPAEIEATLDRLAGEISARLAGSNPIVLSVMTGGLVFAGRLLPRLQFPLQLDYLHATRYRGGTRGGELHWFCRPTLPLSGRTLLILDDILDEGLTLEAILDDCRRAGAAAVYSAVLVRKCHDRCADHVCADFVGLEVEDRYVFGCGMDYHDYHRNLPGIHAVKAG, from the coding sequence ATGTCCATCACGGCTGCCGAGGCGCAGAAGGTCTATCTCGAATCCGATCAGCTCTACAGCCCGGCGGAGATCGAGGCCACCCTCGACCGGCTGGCTGGCGAGATCAGCGCCCGCCTGGCGGGCAGCAACCCCATCGTGCTCAGCGTCATGACCGGTGGCCTGGTATTCGCCGGCCGCCTGCTGCCCCGCCTGCAGTTCCCCCTGCAGCTCGATTATCTGCATGCCACCCGCTACCGGGGCGGCACGCGCGGCGGCGAGCTGCACTGGTTCTGCCGGCCGACCCTGCCGCTCAGTGGCCGCACCCTGCTGATCCTGGACGACATCCTCGACGAGGGGCTGACCCTGGAGGCGATTCTCGACGATTGCCGCCGGGCCGGCGCGGCCGCCGTCTACAGCGCCGTGCTGGTACGCAAGTGTCATGATCGCTGCGCCGACCACGTCTGCGCAGATTTCGTCGGTCTGGAAGTGGAAGACCGCTACGTCTTCGGCTGCGGCATGGATTACCACGATTATCACCGCAACCTGCCGGGCATCCATGCCGTCAAGGCGGGTTAA
- a CDS encoding S-methyl-5'-thioinosine phosphorylase, producing MADLAIIGGTGLTRLKNLKIEHREVLHTPYGEPSGPLAHGTLCGTEVVFLARHGTGHTIPPHRVNYRANLWALHHIGVRRVVAVAAVGGIDPDLKPGDLAFPDQIIDYTYGREQTFYGDDASEVRHIDFTSPYCAGLREALIDGARQAGIQAMPQGTYGATQGPRLETAAEIDRMHRDGCDMVGMTGMPEAALARELGLCYATCAVIANHAAGRGDSVGEISMQEIEQNLNTGMERVRRLFETVIPSLPGLHC from the coding sequence ATGGCCGATCTGGCAATCATCGGTGGTACCGGGCTGACCCGGCTCAAGAACCTGAAGATCGAGCACCGCGAGGTGTTGCACACCCCCTACGGGGAGCCATCCGGTCCCCTGGCCCACGGCACCCTCTGCGGGACCGAGGTGGTGTTCCTGGCCCGCCACGGCACCGGTCACACCATCCCGCCACACCGGGTGAACTACCGCGCCAACCTCTGGGCCCTGCACCACATCGGTGTACGCCGGGTGGTTGCCGTGGCTGCGGTAGGCGGCATCGATCCCGATCTGAAACCGGGGGATCTCGCCTTTCCCGACCAGATCATCGACTATACCTATGGCCGAGAACAGACCTTCTATGGTGATGACGCCAGCGAGGTCCGGCACATCGATTTCACCTCCCCCTACTGCGCCGGGCTGCGCGAGGCACTGATCGACGGTGCCCGCCAGGCCGGCATACAGGCGATGCCGCAAGGCACCTATGGTGCCACCCAGGGGCCACGGCTGGAGACGGCGGCCGAGATCGACCGCATGCATCGCGACGGCTGCGACATGGTCGGCATGACCGGCATGCCGGAGGCGGCACTGGCCCGCGAGCTGGGGCTCTGCTATGCGACCTGTGCCGTGATCGCCAACCATGCCGCGGGACGCGGCGACAGCGTTGGCGAGATCAGCATGCAGGAGATCGAACAGAACCTGAATACCGGCATGGAACGCGTCCGCCGACTGTTCGAGACGGTCATTCCCAGCTTGCCCGGCCTGCATTGCTGA
- a CDS encoding ligand-binding protein SH3 translates to MTGLIPGFPHDGVVTVNRVILKHGYTVDDLQERVAELCENVKTYHSDTGFIGGFVCLNKGMVSNEGSTVGQAVESPLKDREALIVTFWDTFENHERSHRSDTFQPLFRRVLELCENGNEEIAYEMLWSGMAYTPEQAEAAREAKEKYQAA, encoded by the coding sequence ATGACTGGACTGATACCTGGATTTCCCCACGACGGCGTAGTGACGGTGAACCGCGTGATTCTCAAGCATGGCTACACGGTCGACGATCTGCAGGAGCGGGTCGCGGAGCTGTGTGAGAACGTCAAGACCTACCATTCCGATACCGGCTTCATCGGGGGCTTCGTGTGCCTCAACAAGGGCATGGTCTCCAACGAAGGCTCCACCGTGGGCCAGGCCGTGGAGAGTCCGCTGAAGGACCGGGAGGCACTCATCGTCACCTTCTGGGACACCTTCGAGAACCACGAGCGCTCGCATCGCAGCGACACCTTCCAGCCGCTGTTCAGGCGGGTGCTGGAGCTCTGTGAGAACGGCAACGAGGAGATCGCCTACGAGATGCTCTGGTCGGGCATGGCCTACACGCCCGAACAGGCCGAGGCAGCACGTGAGGCCAAGGAGAAGTACCAGGCCGCCTGA
- a CDS encoding CsiV family protein, whose amino-acid sequence MNNRCRLAARLLLAVSFCLLAAAPASAAEDWYDVELVVFAVQQADDGEEVWPPLTELPALEAAVPLGDDPQLRPLPAERLRLGAVIAALQRSRLYQPLLHWGWRQPGWRREEARWIRLEVPMDAPLPMPQPMPASIDPVADTQPDDAATDDSLGPAAEPQPLESQAAEAAAPPADRLSGRLRISRERYLHVDADLVYREQIWEPLAEAAISADETLTQGLPEILPLQPELREVRMQQSRRMRSGELHYLDHPRFGVLVRVTPYEPPEVPADDGTTGESSTAGPSATPEAAPGDKRPGST is encoded by the coding sequence ATGAACAACAGATGCCGTCTTGCCGCCCGCCTGTTGCTGGCCGTTTCGTTCTGCCTCCTCGCGGCGGCCCCGGCCAGCGCGGCAGAGGACTGGTATGACGTCGAGCTGGTGGTGTTTGCCGTCCAGCAGGCCGACGATGGCGAGGAGGTCTGGCCACCGTTGACCGAGTTGCCGGCGCTGGAGGCGGCCGTACCACTGGGTGATGATCCGCAACTGAGGCCGCTGCCCGCAGAGCGACTGCGGCTCGGTGCCGTCATCGCCGCCCTGCAGCGTTCCCGGCTCTACCAGCCCCTGTTGCACTGGGGCTGGCGGCAGCCCGGCTGGAGACGTGAGGAGGCCCGCTGGATCCGCCTCGAGGTGCCGATGGATGCCCCCCTGCCCATGCCTCAACCCATGCCAGCTTCGATCGATCCGGTGGCGGATACCCAGCCGGATGATGCGGCAACAGATGACAGCCTTGGGCCAGCCGCCGAGCCGCAACCGCTCGAGAGCCAGGCCGCCGAGGCGGCAGCGCCGCCGGCCGACCGTCTGAGCGGCAGGCTGCGCATCAGTCGCGAACGCTACCTGCACGTGGACGCGGACCTGGTCTACCGCGAACAGATCTGGGAACCGCTGGCCGAGGCGGCGATCAGCGCCGACGAGACACTCACCCAGGGGCTGCCGGAGATCCTGCCCTTGCAGCCCGAGTTGCGCGAGGTGCGCATGCAACAGAGCCGCCGCATGCGCAGCGGCGAGCTGCACTACCTCGATCACCCCCGCTTCGGCGTGCTGGTGCGGGTTACGCCCTACGAACCGCCGGAAGTCCCGGCGGATGACGGGACGACCGGCGAGAGCAGCACCGCTGGCCCGTCTGCCACGCCGGAGGCAGCCCCAGGCGACAAAAGGCCAGGATCCACCTGA
- the mfd gene encoding transcription-repair coupling factor yields MSTARSSSQPAARQATLQDPLRPELPGPRQRRQWGQLYGDAAALAIAAAAESHPGPVVVVTADAREVDQMVQQLAYFSGKALPLLAFPDWETLPYDAFSPHQDILSQRIETLYRLPELKRGLLVLPAATLLQRLPPRSYLSGSSLMVEVGERLDIEAMRRRFEQAGYGCVSQVMEHGEFAVRGSLFDIYPMGAALPFRIDLFDDEVESIRTFDPETQRSIEKVAAIHMLPAREYPFDEEAIGRFRQAWRSRFEGDPQHSLVYRDVSGGITPGGIEYYLPLFFEQTETFADYLPEETLLVRLPGADEAAEAFWKDLGERYEQRRHDRERPLLPPQELFLEPGELARQLAALARIDVTRFEHSSPDAERHNYASSALPDLAFQARSPRPAARLREFLERFAGRTLITAESAGRRESLRDVLRDYGLKPRDVDGWQDFLASEDGLALGIAPLERGLQLPGHGIALVTETQLFGRRVQQARRRKTARDAESIIRDLTDLAIGAPVVHEDHGVGRYLGLQKLEVGNSLTEFLALEYAGGDKLYVPVASLHLISRYTGTSPEEAPLHKLGSEQWARARRKAAERVRDVAAELLEIQARRAARSGHAFEIHTEEYRQFAAAFPFEETPDQAQAIEAVLADLAAPQPMDRVVCGDVGFGKTEVAMRAAFVAASGGRQVAVLVPTTLLAQQHFQNFRDRMADWPLRIEVLSRFAGGRQQQAVIEGLAEGSVDIVIGTHKLLQEGIRFKNLGLVIIDEEHRFGVRQKERFKALRAEVDLLTLTATPIPRTLNMSLAGLRDLSIIATPPAQRLAIKTFVCEWDKATIREACLREIKRGGQVYFLHNQVESIERIARELGELLPEASIAIGHGQMRERELEQVMLDFYHRRFNLLVCTTIIESGIDVPTANTILINRADKLGLAQLHQLRGRVGRSHHRAYAYLIVPPRRAMTADAIKRLEAVESLEELGAGFSLATHDLEIRGAGELLGDEQSGQIQEIGFSLYSELLERAVKSLKAGGEPQLDRPLDHGAEIELGIPALIPDDYLPDVHARLILYKRIASAATAEALRELQVEMIDRFGLLPEAVKNLFAVTALKLRALPLGIRKIDAGERAGRIRFSETPAIDPARIVQLIQTQPQAFSLSGADSLRFFAEMLDAETRLAAVGRVLDALQE; encoded by the coding sequence ATGAGTACAGCCCGCTCCTCTTCACAGCCCGCGGCCCGGCAGGCCACGCTGCAGGACCCGCTTCGCCCCGAGCTGCCCGGCCCGCGGCAACGACGCCAGTGGGGGCAGCTCTACGGCGATGCCGCCGCCCTGGCCATTGCCGCCGCGGCCGAGAGCCATCCCGGACCGGTGGTGGTGGTCACGGCCGATGCCCGGGAGGTGGACCAGATGGTGCAGCAGCTGGCCTATTTCTCCGGCAAGGCGCTGCCGCTGCTGGCCTTCCCGGACTGGGAGACGCTGCCCTACGACGCCTTCTCGCCCCATCAGGACATCCTCTCGCAGCGCATCGAGACCCTCTACCGCCTGCCCGAGCTGAAGCGCGGTCTGCTGGTGCTGCCGGCGGCGACCCTGCTGCAACGTCTGCCACCGCGCAGCTATCTCAGCGGCAGCAGCCTGATGGTCGAGGTCGGCGAACGGCTGGATATCGAGGCCATGCGCCGGCGCTTCGAACAGGCCGGCTACGGGTGCGTCTCCCAGGTCATGGAACATGGCGAGTTCGCGGTGCGCGGCTCGCTGTTCGACATCTATCCCATGGGCGCGGCCCTGCCCTTCCGCATCGACCTGTTCGATGACGAGGTGGAAAGCATCCGCACCTTCGACCCGGAGACCCAGCGCTCGATCGAGAAGGTGGCTGCCATCCACATGCTGCCGGCACGCGAGTATCCCTTTGACGAGGAGGCCATCGGCCGCTTCCGTCAGGCCTGGCGCTCCCGTTTCGAGGGCGATCCGCAGCACAGCCTGGTGTATCGCGACGTCAGTGGTGGCATCACCCCCGGCGGCATCGAGTACTATCTGCCGCTGTTCTTCGAACAGACCGAGACCTTTGCCGATTACCTGCCGGAGGAGACGCTGCTGGTCCGCCTGCCCGGCGCAGACGAGGCCGCCGAGGCCTTCTGGAAGGACCTCGGCGAGCGTTACGAACAACGCCGTCACGACCGTGAACGCCCCCTCCTGCCGCCGCAGGAGCTGTTCCTGGAGCCCGGCGAACTGGCCCGGCAGCTCGCTGCCCTGGCCCGGATCGACGTCACCCGCTTCGAGCACAGCAGCCCCGACGCGGAACGTCACAACTATGCCAGCAGCGCCCTGCCCGACCTCGCCTTCCAGGCCCGCAGCCCCCGACCCGCGGCCCGCCTCCGGGAATTCCTCGAGCGCTTTGCAGGGCGGACCCTGATAACGGCCGAGTCTGCCGGGCGGCGCGAGAGCCTGCGCGACGTGCTGCGCGACTATGGACTGAAGCCGCGTGACGTCGATGGCTGGCAGGACTTCCTCGCCAGTGAGGACGGCCTGGCGCTCGGTATCGCGCCCCTGGAACGCGGCCTGCAGCTGCCTGGCCACGGTATCGCCCTGGTCACCGAGACCCAGCTGTTCGGCCGGCGGGTGCAGCAGGCACGGCGGCGCAAGACGGCACGTGATGCAGAGAGCATCATCCGCGACCTCACCGATCTGGCGATCGGCGCCCCGGTGGTGCACGAGGACCACGGCGTGGGTCGCTACCTCGGCTTGCAGAAGCTGGAGGTGGGCAACAGCCTCACCGAGTTCCTGGCCCTGGAGTATGCCGGCGGCGACAAGCTCTATGTGCCGGTCGCCTCGCTGCACCTGATCAGCCGCTATACCGGCACCTCGCCGGAGGAGGCACCGCTCCACAAGCTGGGCAGCGAGCAGTGGGCACGGGCACGGCGCAAGGCGGCGGAACGGGTTCGCGACGTGGCCGCCGAACTGCTGGAGATCCAGGCCCGGCGCGCAGCGCGCAGCGGCCATGCCTTCGAGATCCACACCGAGGAATACCGCCAGTTTGCGGCCGCCTTCCCCTTCGAGGAGACGCCGGACCAGGCCCAGGCCATCGAGGCGGTGCTGGCCGACCTGGCCGCCCCCCAGCCCATGGATCGGGTGGTCTGCGGTGACGTCGGCTTCGGCAAGACCGAGGTCGCCATGCGCGCCGCCTTCGTCGCCGCCAGCGGCGGCCGCCAGGTGGCGGTGCTGGTGCCCACCACCCTGCTCGCCCAGCAGCACTTTCAGAATTTCCGCGACCGCATGGCGGACTGGCCGCTGCGCATCGAGGTGCTGTCGCGCTTCGCTGGTGGCAGGCAGCAGCAGGCGGTGATCGAGGGGCTGGCCGAGGGCAGCGTGGACATCGTCATCGGCACCCACAAGCTGCTCCAGGAAGGTATCCGTTTCAAGAATCTCGGCCTGGTGATCATCGATGAGGAACACCGCTTCGGGGTGCGGCAGAAGGAGCGCTTCAAGGCATTGCGCGCCGAGGTCGACCTGCTGACCCTGACCGCCACACCCATCCCGCGCACCCTCAACATGTCGCTGGCCGGGTTGCGTGACCTGTCGATCATCGCCACCCCACCGGCCCAGCGGCTGGCCATCAAGACCTTCGTCTGTGAGTGGGACAAGGCCACCATCCGTGAGGCCTGCCTGCGTGAGATCAAGCGCGGCGGCCAGGTGTATTTCCTGCACAACCAGGTGGAGTCCATCGAGCGCATCGCCCGCGAACTGGGCGAACTGCTGCCGGAGGCGAGCATTGCCATCGGTCATGGCCAGATGCGAGAGCGCGAGCTGGAGCAGGTGATGCTCGACTTCTACCACCGCCGCTTCAACCTGCTGGTCTGCACCACCATCATCGAGAGCGGCATCGATGTGCCGACTGCCAACACCATCCTCATCAACCGTGCCGACAAGCTTGGCCTGGCCCAGCTGCATCAGTTGCGCGGCCGGGTCGGCCGTTCGCATCATCGCGCCTATGCCTACCTGATCGTGCCGCCGCGCCGCGCCATGACCGCCGACGCCATCAAGCGCCTGGAGGCCGTCGAGTCACTGGAGGAACTCGGCGCCGGTTTCTCGCTGGCCACCCACGACCTGGAGATCCGTGGCGCCGGGGAGCTGCTCGGCGACGAGCAGAGCGGACAGATCCAGGAGATCGGCTTCAGTCTCTACAGCGAACTGCTGGAGCGGGCCGTCAAGTCGCTCAAGGCCGGCGGCGAGCCGCAGCTCGACCGGCCGCTGGACCACGGCGCCGAGATCGAACTGGGTATACCCGCCCTGATCCCGGACGACTACCTGCCGGACGTGCACGCCCGGCTGATCCTCTACAAGCGCATCGCCAGTGCGGCCACGGCGGAGGCACTGCGTGAACTGCAGGTGGAAATGATCGATCGCTTCGGCCTGCTGCCGGAGGCGGTCAAGAACCTGTTTGCCGTCACCGCCCTCAAATTGCGCGCCCTGCCGCTAGGCATTCGCAAGATCGACGCCGGGGAACGCGCAGGGCGCATCCGCTTCAGTGAGACGCCGGCCATCGATCCGGCGCGCATCGTTCAACTGATCCAGACCCAGCCACAGGCGTTCAGCCTCTCGGGCGCCGACAGCCTGCGTTTCTTTGCCGAGATGCTGGATGCCGAGACCCGGCTGGCTGCCGTCGGCCGGGTGCTGGACGCCTTGCAGGAATGA
- a CDS encoding DsrE/DsrF/DrsH-like family protein, with the protein MAIIATKGTLDWAYPPFILASTAAALGWETSVFFTFYGLLLLKKKIEAKVSPLGNPAMPMKMPFGPKWFQDINWPMPNLIMAGIPGFESVATTLMKKTFKNKGVATVEELRELCIEAEVKMVACQMTVDVFGFSTDEFIDGVDYVGATYFLPVAKDSDVCLFI; encoded by the coding sequence ATGGCGATCATTGCCACCAAGGGCACGCTGGACTGGGCCTATCCGCCCTTCATTCTGGCCTCGACGGCGGCGGCGCTGGGCTGGGAGACCAGTGTGTTCTTCACCTTCTACGGTCTGCTGCTGCTGAAGAAGAAGATCGAGGCCAAGGTGAGCCCGCTGGGCAATCCGGCGATGCCGATGAAGATGCCCTTTGGACCGAAGTGGTTCCAGGACATCAACTGGCCGATGCCGAACCTGATCATGGCGGGTATTCCGGGTTTCGAGTCGGTGGCCACGACGCTGATGAAGAAGACCTTCAAGAACAAGGGCGTGGCGACGGTGGAGGAGCTGCGCGAGCTGTGCATCGAGGCCGAGGTGAAGATGGTGGCCTGCCAGATGACGGTGGACGTGTTCGGCTTCAGCACCGACGAGTTCATCGACGGTGTGGACTACGTCGGCGCCACCTACTTCCTGCCGGTCGCCAAGGACTCGGACGTCTGCCTGTTCATCTGA
- a CDS encoding TetR/AcrR family transcriptional regulator, translating to MILEARSSKAGRDPDRTRKAILEAAFGEIYRHGFQGTRLDDIVAATGLTKGALYHHFPNKRALGYAVVEEVIAEQIHRIWLEPLLTAENPLQRLIYNVEHLEELGGEQLVTYGCPLNNLAQEMSPLDEGFRTRLDEVYSAWESGIEAALALARERGQLRSEVDTGQLATFIIAALSGCIGLSKSAQSLELLRDCSGGLLQYLRFLSAEAGQ from the coding sequence ATGATATTAGAAGCCAGATCCAGCAAGGCCGGGCGCGACCCGGATCGAACCCGCAAGGCCATCCTCGAGGCCGCCTTTGGCGAGATCTACCGTCACGGTTTTCAAGGCACCCGGCTGGACGACATCGTGGCCGCCACCGGCCTGACCAAGGGGGCGCTCTACCACCATTTCCCCAACAAGCGGGCGCTCGGCTATGCCGTGGTCGAGGAGGTGATCGCCGAGCAGATCCACAGGATCTGGCTGGAACCGCTGCTGACGGCAGAGAACCCGTTGCAACGACTGATCTATAACGTCGAGCATCTGGAAGAACTCGGTGGCGAACAGCTGGTGACCTACGGCTGTCCGCTCAACAATCTTGCCCAGGAGATGTCGCCCCTGGACGAGGGATTCCGCACCCGTCTCGACGAGGTCTACAGCGCCTGGGAAAGCGGCATCGAGGCCGCACTCGCCCTGGCCCGGGAACGGGGCCAGCTGCGCAGCGAGGTCGACACCGGCCAGCTCGCGACCTTCATCATCGCCGCCCTTTCCGGTTGCATCGGCCTGTCCAAGAGTGCGCAGAGCCTGGAACTGCTGCGCGACTGCAGCGGGGGCCTGCTGCAATACCTGCGTTTCCTCAGCGCGGAGGCCGGGCAATGA
- a CDS encoding MMPL family transporter: protein MSRDLAAWLLRWRWPLLLSVLAAALLAGWGAGRLHFTNDYRVFFSQENPQLRAFENLQDTYTKNDNVLFVLAPRSGDVFTRETLAAVEWLTESAWQMPYSIRVDSISNFQYSHAGGEDELVVEDLVQGAASLDDTRIAAIREVALNEPQLLRRLVSASGDVTGVNVTIQLPEIDTIHEVPETVAYARRLAAELEQRYPEIDVYLTGMILMNNAFSEETRRDMSGLVPIMFGVIFVALLLLLRSLSATLVTFLVIVLAIVTAMGLTGWLGIALTPPSATAPTIIATLAVADCVHLLVSFLHNLRYGMDRQAAMLESLRINFQPIFLTSLTTAIGFMSMNFSDAPPFRDLGNIVAMGVAAAFVYSVTLLPALMVVLPVRVRSLPSTEGSEAIDRLAEFVIARRRPLLWGMGLLVLGLVLMVPRNELNDEFVNYFDRSVDFRRSTDFATQHLTGIYTISYSIPAAGPGGISEPDYLQKLEALSNWLRAQPEVIHVNTLSDTMKRLNMNLHGDDPAWYRVPGQRELAAQYLLLYEMSLPYGLDLNNQINVDKSATQLTVTLQSLSTHQLLALEERVQDWFREHAPALRTDGASPSIMFAHIGQRNIRAMLIGTSVALVLISMILIFALRSLRIGLISLIPNLVPAAMAFGLWGLLVGRVGLALSIVTSMTLGIVVDDTVHFLSKYLRARRERGLSSPDAVRYAFHTVGRALWVTTFVLAAGFLVLSRSAFELNAGMGLLTAITILLALLADFLLLPPLLMRLDRNPQRISSRR, encoded by the coding sequence ATGAGCCGGGATCTCGCCGCCTGGTTGCTGCGCTGGCGCTGGCCGCTGCTGCTGAGCGTGCTGGCAGCCGCGCTGCTGGCCGGCTGGGGCGCGGGACGACTGCACTTCACCAACGACTACCGGGTCTTCTTCAGTCAGGAGAACCCCCAGCTGCGGGCCTTCGAGAACCTGCAGGACACCTACACCAAGAACGACAACGTGCTCTTCGTGCTGGCGCCCCGTTCAGGCGATGTGTTCACTCGCGAGACCCTGGCCGCCGTCGAATGGCTGACCGAGTCGGCCTGGCAGATGCCCTATTCGATCCGCGTCGATTCGATCAGCAACTTCCAATACAGTCATGCCGGTGGCGAGGACGAGCTGGTGGTCGAGGATCTGGTCCAGGGCGCCGCCTCCCTGGACGACACCCGGATCGCCGCGATCCGCGAGGTGGCCCTGAACGAGCCCCAGTTGCTGCGGCGCCTGGTCTCCGCCAGTGGCGACGTCACCGGGGTCAACGTGACCATCCAGCTGCCGGAGATCGACACCATCCACGAGGTGCCCGAAACGGTCGCCTATGCCCGCCGCCTGGCCGCCGAACTCGAGCAACGCTACCCGGAGATCGACGTCTACCTGACCGGCATGATCCTCATGAACAACGCCTTCTCGGAGGAGACGCGGCGCGACATGAGCGGACTGGTGCCGATCATGTTCGGGGTGATCTTCGTTGCCCTGCTGCTGCTGCTGCGCTCGCTGAGCGCGACCCTGGTCACCTTCCTGGTCATCGTGCTGGCGATCGTCACCGCCATGGGCCTGACCGGCTGGCTGGGCATCGCCCTGACCCCGCCCTCGGCCACCGCCCCGACCATCATCGCCACCCTGGCGGTGGCCGACTGCGTCCACCTGCTGGTCAGCTTCCTGCACAACCTGCGCTACGGCATGGACCGGCAGGCAGCGATGCTGGAGAGCCTGCGCATCAACTTCCAGCCGATCTTTCTCACCAGCCTGACCACGGCGATCGGCTTCATGAGCATGAACTTCTCCGATGCCCCGCCGTTCCGCGATCTGGGCAACATCGTCGCCATGGGTGTGGCTGCGGCCTTCGTCTATTCGGTGACACTGCTGCCCGCGCTGATGGTGGTGCTCCCGGTGCGGGTGCGGTCGCTGCCGTCCACCGAGGGCAGCGAGGCCATCGACCGGCTGGCCGAGTTCGTCATTGCCCGGCGCCGCCCCCTGCTGTGGGGCATGGGCCTGCTGGTATTGGGGCTGGTGCTCATGGTGCCGCGCAACGAACTGAACGATGAATTCGTCAACTACTTCGACCGCAGTGTCGACTTCCGCCGTTCCACCGACTTCGCCACCCAGCACCTGACCGGCATCTACACCATCAGCTATTCCATCCCCGCCGCCGGCCCGGGGGGCATCAGCGAACCGGACTATCTGCAGAAACTGGAGGCCCTCTCCAACTGGTTGCGTGCCCAGCCCGAGGTGATCCACGTCAACACCCTGAGTGACACCATGAAGCGGCTCAACATGAACCTGCATGGGGACGACCCGGCCTGGTACCGGGTGCCGGGACAGCGCGAGCTGGCGGCCCAGTATCTGCTGCTGTACGAGATGTCGCTGCCCTATGGGCTGGATCTCAACAACCAGATCAACGTCGACAAGTCGGCCACCCAGCTCACCGTCACCCTGCAGAGCCTGTCGACCCACCAGTTGCTGGCGCTGGAGGAGCGGGTGCAGGACTGGTTCCGCGAACACGCCCCGGCGCTGCGCACCGACGGTGCCAGCCCGTCGATCATGTTCGCCCATATCGGCCAGCGCAACATCCGCGCCATGCTGATCGGCACCAGCGTCGCCCTGGTGCTGATCTCCATGATCCTGATCTTCGCGCTGCGTTCGCTGCGCATCGGCCTGATCAGCCTGATCCCCAACCTGGTGCCTGCGGCCATGGCCTTCGGACTGTGGGGCCTGCTGGTGGGGCGGGTCGGGCTGGCGCTGTCGATCGTGACCAGCATGACCCTGGGCATCGTGGTCGATGACACCGTGCATTTCCTGAGCAAGTATCTGCGTGCCCGCCGGGAGCGTGGCCTGTCCAGCCCGGATGCCGTGCGCTATGCCTTCCACACCGTGGGCCGGGCCCTGTGGGTGACCACATTCGTGCTGGCAGCGGGCTTCCTGGTGCTGTCCCGTTCCGCCTTCGAGCTGAATGCCGGCATGGGGCTGCTCACCGCCATCACCATCCTGCTCGCCCTGCTGGCCGACTTCCTCCTGCTGCCGCCGTTGCTGATGCGGCTGGACCGCAACCCTCAGCGGATCTCCTCCAGGCGGTAG
- a CDS encoding DsrE family protein: MPLRRAAVPLLCLLLAALPQAPAAEAEGARFVQTPYVPQQVLFEFYFDTPDEINAALYWIRSLINPLMESPYDIAPEMLDIKVVVHGTEIVALAKKNEARYRTAVQRMRYYSQLGVEFRVCALAAADFGYQREDFQDFVLLVPSAMTDLAHWQQQGYALITPRILEKRYRLEEIR; the protein is encoded by the coding sequence ATGCCCCTGCGCCGCGCTGCCGTGCCCCTGCTCTGCCTGCTGCTGGCTGCCCTGCCCCAGGCCCCGGCGGCAGAAGCCGAGGGCGCCCGTTTCGTGCAGACCCCCTACGTCCCGCAGCAGGTGCTGTTCGAGTTCTATTTCGACACGCCAGACGAGATCAACGCCGCCCTCTACTGGATCCGCTCGCTGATCAATCCACTCATGGAGAGCCCCTACGACATCGCCCCGGAGATGCTCGACATCAAGGTCGTCGTCCACGGAACGGAGATCGTGGCCCTGGCGAAGAAGAACGAGGCACGCTACCGGACGGCGGTGCAGCGCATGCGCTACTACAGCCAGCTGGGGGTGGAGTTCCGGGTCTGTGCCTTGGCCGCCGCGGATTTCGGCTACCAGCGGGAAGATTTTCAGGATTTCGTGCTGCTGGTGCCCTCGGCGATGACCGATCTGGCCCACTGGCAGCAGCAGGGCTATGCCCTGATCACGCCGCGCATCCTGGAGAAGCGCTACCGCCTGGAGGAGATCCGCTGA